The genomic segment CGCGACCAACTCGACGTCGTTGACCCCCTTGCGGGCGGCCAGCTCCAGCACGTGCTCGAGGATCCGCTGCCGGATGTCCGGGGTCTGCATCTGGGGCAGCGGCAGCGAGATGTCGTCGAACGCGATCGTCAGCTTCATGCCCGGCCTGAGCAGCTCCGGCAGCGGCTCCATGCCGTGCGGGTGCAGCAACGCATGCCGGATGGCGGCGTTCACGTCCCGGATGCCGGGCAGCGGATCCGGCCCGTAGATCACCTTGCTGCCCAGCGGCAGATTCTCCAGCCGGAACCCCTCGCCCTGGTGGATCAGCAGCGGTGGGGTCCGCTCATCGACCTCAAGTACGAACCCTGGCCTGCTCACGCCGCAGCCTCCCGTTGGGTGCCAACAAATGTCGTGTCCATCGCGTCTGTCACCGTCGCCCCCGTCACTGCTGGCCCGGTGCGAAGGCGACCTTGACGGTCCCGAGCCGGCCGGCCGCGAAGGCGTGCCCGATCGCGTCCCGCCACTGGCTCAGCGAGTAGACCGCGTCCACGTAGCCGTCCAGCGGCGCCGTCCCGGCCAGTGCGACCGCCTCGGTGAAGTCGCCGGCCCGCCCGTCGGCGCGGGTACGCTCCTCCGCCGCGTTCGGTACGTCGTCGGTGACCTGCTCCGGGCCGCCGTGGTCGGAGGCGTAGGCACCGACCAGGCTCAGCTCCCGGTACCACAGCGGGGTCAGATCGACGCCGCTGGACGGGATGCCGGAGGCGACCACGGTGCCGCCGGCCCGCACCATCCGCAGCGCGGAGGTCAGGCCGCCGGCGCCGCCGGTGCACTCGAACGCGATGTCCGCCCCGCCGAGCAGGAAGTCCTCACCCATCTGCGGATGCTGCAGCGAACCGCCGGTGGCGCGGCGCAACGCCCGCGCGGCCCGTTTCGGCTCGAAGACCTCGGTCGCGCCCAGCTGGAGCGCCCGTTCCCGCTGGTGGCGGTGCTTGGCGACGACGTAGATCGGGCCGGCCTGGGTGAACTCGCGCAGCGCCAGCAGGGTGAACAGGCCGACCGTGCCGGCGCCGATCAGCAGCACCGAGGCGCCGGCCGGCACGTGCACCCGGCGGACCGAATGGACGGCACAGGCGATCGGCTCGACCAGCACCGCGCGCTCGTCGGACAGCTCGTCCGGCACCGGGTGCAGCTGGCTCGCGTGCGCGACGAACTGCTTGCTCCAGCCGCCGCCGGTGTCGCCGCAGTATCCGGTCTGCAGGCCGGACGAGACCGCGCCGCCGGTGATCCGGTCGCAGCGCGACTCGCGGCCGGTCGCGCACCAGAGGCACGGTTCGACGCCGCGCGGCCGGCAGGACAGCACCGGGTCCATCACCACCCGGCTGCCCTTGGGCAGGCCGGGCAGCTCGTCCATGGTCTCCGCGACGACCTCGTGTCCGGGCACGAACGGCGTCGAGATCATCGGCGACAGGTACGGCGAGTTCGAGCCGGACAGCAGCCCGAGGTCCGAACCGCAGATCCCGGACAGCAGTGGCTTGAGCCGGGTCCAGTCGTCGCCGGGCCGGCGCGGTTCGGACAGGTTGGTCAGTCGCAGCGGCGCCATGTTGCCGACCAGCAGGCCGGCCATCCGGCCGCCCAGCTTGGTGCCGGTCGCGGTGCGGGTGGCGAGATAACGCGCGGCGGAACGGTGATATTCCAGGCCCAGGATCACCGGGTCACCTCCGTACCGCCGGCGGGCAGCGAGCGGATCGGCGCGCCCGGCAACGCGGTGGTACTGGTGCCGGTCGGCAGCACGGCCGCCTGGCCCCAGCTGCCGGCGAGCAGGCTGTCGCGACTGCCGTCCATCAGCGCCTCCACCGGACCGCGGGTGTGCTTGCCCCACTCGCGCACTGTCCACTTCTTCCGCTTCGCGTGCCGGTACAGCTTCGGGTCGGGGTTGACGGCGTTCGGGTTGCCGACCGCCTCCAGCAGCGGCCGGTCGGAGAAGCTGTCGCCGTACGCGTACGACTTGGCGAGGTCGAACCCGCCCAGCCGGGCGTACCGGCGCAGGAACGCCGCCCGCGCCTCACCGACCAGCGGTGGGCCGTCCAGGTAGCCGGTGAACCGACCGTCCACCACGTGCAGCCGGCTCGCCACGATGTCGTCGAACAGCCCGTTCAGCGGCTCGACCAGGATGTCGATCGCGCCGGTGATCAGCAGCGTGCGATGCCCGGCCGCCTTGTGCCGGCGGATCTGCCGGACCGCCTCCGGCAGCGCCCGGGCCAGCAGCGTGTCACCGAGCCGGTCCGCGACCACCCGGCGCAGCGCCTGCTCGTCGGCGCCCTCGTAGCGGCGCAGGAAGGTGCGCACGAAGTCGCCCCGGTCCCGCCGCTCGGCGCGCAGGTACTTCGGCATCGCGGTGGCGAGGTCGGCGAGCTCACCCACCCAGCCGGACTTGGTGCGGCCGGCGAGCCGGGCCCACAGGTACGCCTCGATCATGTTCGAGGCGATGACGGTGCCCTCCAGGTCGAACACCGCGACCGCGTCGGTGCGCTCGGGCAGCGTCTCGCGCTTGGCGACGGTACGCGACCGCGGCCGCGACCCGATCGCCCGCATCGCCGCGGTGATCGCCGGGTAGTGCACGTCCTCGAGGTAGTAGTCCCAGTCGATGACCCGCGGGTCGAAGCCGTGCCGTTCCCGCTCGTCGGCCGGCAGCGACTCGTGCAGCGCCAGCAGCCGATCGTCGGTGTAGATGACCTCGGCCTCGGTGTACACCCCGTAGAGGTCCGAGTACTTGCGCAGGAACTCCAGCTCGCGCTGCTTGCGGTGGACCTTGGTCATCCAGTCCCGGGTGCGGGACGAGGCCGGCATCCGCAGCAGCGCCTGCTCGGCGAAGCCGGTCGCCCGCTCCCCGGTGCGCAGCAGCCGCTCGACGGCCTGCGAGCCGGGGAAGGTCCACAGCGGCACCTTGATCTCGCCGCGACCGCCGTCGGGCATCGGGTGCGCCTCGAAGTACTCCCTGATGGTCCGGTACATCTCCCGGATCGGCAGCGGGTTGGAGTGGCCCGAACCGACGTGGAAGTACTGCGCCTCGCCCGGCTCGGTGGGCGCCGTCGCGGCGGCCAGCGTCGCGTTGACCACCAGGTCGACCGGGATCACGTCGAGCACGCCGTCCGGCAGGCCGGGGAACTCCTGCAGCACGCCCCGGCCGTACGCCAGGATGATCGGGTCGGCCATCTTGAAGCCGTCGATCCAGCCCGGGAACGGGTATTTCAGGGCGCTCTCCACGATCGCCGGCCGCACCACCGTCAACCGATGCCCGGCACCGGCCCACAGCTGCTCGGCGGCGCGCTCACCCAGCGCCTTGGTGAAGGTGTACACGTCCGGCCAGCCCAGGCTCTGCGCGCGCAGCCGGCCGTAGTCGATCAGCCGCTTGGACACCCATTCCTTGCGGGCCTCCTCGGCGGCCAGCGCGGCCGACTGCGGGCCGGCCTTGCCGTGCTCGCCGCGCGCCTCGGCCAGCGCCTTGCGCAGCGCCTCCGGGCGGCGCGAGTCGCGCTCCACCTCGTCGCGCGCGGCCAGCGCCGAGGCCAGCTCGGTCTGCCAGTCGACGGTGTGGTCCAGCGACGCCTCGGGCACCACACCCTTGCGGGCGCCGGCCACGTAGGCGGTGGAGATGTGCACCACGTGCGGGCTGGTGCCGGTCGCCGCGATCGCCTGGTACAGGTTGACC from the Actinocatenispora thailandica genome contains:
- a CDS encoding zinc-dependent alcohol dehydrogenase gives rise to the protein MILGLEYHRSAARYLATRTATGTKLGGRMAGLLVGNMAPLRLTNLSEPRRPGDDWTRLKPLLSGICGSDLGLLSGSNSPYLSPMISTPFVPGHEVVAETMDELPGLPKGSRVVMDPVLSCRPRGVEPCLWCATGRESRCDRITGGAVSSGLQTGYCGDTGGGWSKQFVAHASQLHPVPDELSDERAVLVEPIACAVHSVRRVHVPAGASVLLIGAGTVGLFTLLALREFTQAGPIYVVAKHRHQRERALQLGATEVFEPKRAARALRRATGGSLQHPQMGEDFLLGGADIAFECTGGAGGLTSALRMVRAGGTVVASGIPSSGVDLTPLWYRELSLVGAYASDHGGPEQVTDDVPNAAEERTRADGRAGDFTEAVALAGTAPLDGYVDAVYSLSQWRDAIGHAFAAGRLGTVKVAFAPGQQ
- a CDS encoding HAD-IB family hydrolase, whose product is MADDHSGEHVGTGGTARRLAGAHVLLTGATGFLGQATLEKLLSDYPDTRVSVLIRRKGSTPAAQRLDSMLRKPVFNTWRERVGDDEAARIAAERIDVVEGDLGGNPPSLPDDLDVVIHCASTVSFDPPIDEAFRTNVSGVVNLYQAIAATGTSPHVVHISTAYVAGARKGVVPEASLDHTVDWQTELASALAARDEVERDSRRPEALRKALAEARGEHGKAGPQSAALAAEEARKEWVSKRLIDYGRLRAQSLGWPDVYTFTKALGERAAEQLWAGAGHRLTVVRPAIVESALKYPFPGWIDGFKMADPIILAYGRGVLQEFPGLPDGVLDVIPVDLVVNATLAAATAPTEPGEAQYFHVGSGHSNPLPIREMYRTIREYFEAHPMPDGGRGEIKVPLWTFPGSQAVERLLRTGERATGFAEQALLRMPASSRTRDWMTKVHRKQRELEFLRKYSDLYGVYTEAEVIYTDDRLLALHESLPADERERHGFDPRVIDWDYYLEDVHYPAITAAMRAIGSRPRSRTVAKRETLPERTDAVAVFDLEGTVIASNMIEAYLWARLAGRTKSGWVGELADLATAMPKYLRAERRDRGDFVRTFLRRYEGADEQALRRVVADRLGDTLLARALPEAVRQIRRHKAAGHRTLLITGAIDILVEPLNGLFDDIVASRLHVVDGRFTGYLDGPPLVGEARAAFLRRYARLGGFDLAKSYAYGDSFSDRPLLEAVGNPNAVNPDPKLYRHAKRKKWTVREWGKHTRGPVEALMDGSRDSLLAGSWGQAAVLPTGTSTTALPGAPIRSLPAGGTEVTR